Within Desulfobacter sp., the genomic segment CGGCCCATGAGTTTTATAAGGCCGATGCCGTTGGGGTAGGCCTCTGCCTCGTTGTGGGCGCCTTTAATGGCCAGGGTGGCGACATCCACGGCCGTGTCAAACCCAAAGGAGCGGGAGACCAGAAATATATCGTTGTCAATGGTTTTGGGGATGCCGATGATGGAAACTTTCAGTCCCCTCTGGGCGATTTCATCGGCTATCTTTTTGGATGCCATGAGGGTCCCGTCCCCCCCCACCATGAAAAGGATACCGATGCCCAGCCGTTCCAGGCAGTCCACAACGGCCGGTATGTCCTGGGCCCCCCGGGAGGAACCCAGAATGGAGCCCCCGGTGTTCTGGATGCCAGATACCGCCCTGGGATTAAGCTCAATGAGATCGTGGCCGAATTCAGGGATAAAGCCCTGAAGGCCGTGGCGGATGCCGTAAATATTTTTTACTTTGTAAAGATGATAGAGCTCCAGCACGATGGACCGGATGATGTCATTGAGCCCGGGGCAGAGGCCGCCGCAGGTGGCCACGGCACATTTGAGCTTGCTGGGATCGAAGTATATTTTTTCCCTGGGGCCGGCCTGTTCAAAGCTGAGAAGGGTGTTTGCAGCCGCCCCTTCAATTCGGTCGGCCCTGACATCCACGGTGATCTTGGCATCATCGGTAATGAACCGTGAGCCGCCGGAAGAGGCGATCCCCTCGGTGGTCAGGGGGGAGGGGATTCTGGCCTCTCCAAGAACGGGAATTTCCGTTCTGAAATCTTCATCTTTCATTGGCTGCCTCCATTGAATTTAAATGTGCCCTTGCCCAGAATGTCGTGGAGGTGGAGAAGCCCGGCAAGGCGTCTGTCTTCTGAGACAATGGGCAGGACGGTGATTTCGTGTTTTTCCATCAGGTTCAGGGCGTCGTAAAGAAATGAGTCCGGTGACAGGGAAAGGGGAGCGCTGGTCATGAGCTGGTCGACTTTTGTATCGGCGCTTGATCCGCCTTCGGCCATCCAGTGACGGATGTCCCCGTCGGTGACAATG encodes:
- a CDS encoding ATP-dependent 6-phosphofructokinase, with translation MKDEDFRTEIPVLGEARIPSPLTTEGIASSGGSRFITDDAKITVDVRADRIEGAAANTLLSFEQAGPREKIYFDPSKLKCAVATCGGLCPGLNDIIRSIVLELYHLYKVKNIYGIRHGLQGFIPEFGHDLIELNPRAVSGIQNTGGSILGSSRGAQDIPAVVDCLERLGIGILFMVGGDGTLMASKKIADEIAQRGLKVSIIGIPKTIDNDIFLVSRSFGFDTAVDVATLAIKGAHNEAEAYPNGIGLIKLMGRHSGFLAATAALAQPDANFVLIPEEEIFLYGKNGFLQALERRLIKRKHAVIVVAEGAGQNFFDDTDTEFDASGNVKLKDIGLFLKDKIIQYFKSKDIPISLKYIDPSYIIRSLPANANDSVFCGLLGRDAVHAGMAGKTNLLISFWNNHYVHVPMDASAGRRKKMDPRGRLWQSVLETTGQNSFFKD